A single Candidatus Poribacteria bacterium DNA region contains:
- a CDS encoding glycosyltransferase family 2 protein, which translates to MIEMFRKLSVVIPVYNEVNTIEEVLEKVKAVRIPLEKEIIIVDDGSTDGTREKLSEIQKADPSLRIILHERNMGKGAALRTGFQHVTGQIVIIQDADLEYNPSEYPRLLEPILDGRADVVYGSRFLGGTTRRVTSFWHYMANKFLTFLSNMLMNLNLTDMETCYKVIRTDVLKRLNLRGNRFEIEPEITAKLARIGCRIYEVPISYSGRDVSEGKKIKWKDGIAAIYYIVKFKLRD; encoded by the coding sequence ATGATCGAGATGTTCCGGAAACTCTCCGTGGTGATCCCCGTCTACAACGAGGTGAACACCATCGAGGAGGTCCTTGAAAAGGTTAAAGCTGTCCGTATACCGCTTGAGAAGGAGATAATCATAGTCGATGACGGATCGACGGATGGGACACGTGAGAAGCTCAGCGAGATCCAAAAGGCGGATCCCTCTTTGAGGATCATCCTCCATGAGAGGAATATGGGTAAGGGAGCTGCTCTCAGGACGGGATTTCAGCATGTGACCGGCCAGATCGTCATCATCCAGGACGCCGATCTGGAATACAACCCAAGCGAATATCCCAGGCTCCTTGAGCCGATCCTCGACGGCAGGGCGGATGTCGTCTACGGCTCACGCTTCCTCGGCGGAACCACCCGTCGGGTCACATCCTTCTGGCATTACATGGCCAATAAGTTCTTGACTTTCCTCTCAAATATGTTGATGAACCTCAACCTGACAGATATGGAGACCTGTTATAAGGTGATAAGGACGGATGTGCTTAAAAGGCTTAACTTGAGGGGGAACAGGTTTGAGATCGAGCCTGAGATAACGGCGAAGCTCGCCCGGATCGGGTGCAGGATATACGAGGTTCCGATCTCATATAGCGGTAGGGATGTCTCGGAGGGCAAGAAGATAAAGTGGAAGGACGGGATTGCTGCGATATATTACATTGTCAAATTTAAACTAAGAGACTAA
- a CDS encoding ABC transporter ATP-binding protein codes for MEKPLLEVKDVSKNFGGIKAVDGVTFSVMSGRIKAIIGPNGAGKTTLFNLISGFYPLSSGEILFNGERISGRSPHHIASLGIIRTFQNVRLFPEMTVMENVMVGLHRIGRSGLLSSIFKPPWTRREERMMAERAKETLSFMGLEPLSNRLAGELPLGKQRMVELARALTSQPILLMLDEPAAGLNIAETEELGELILKIRQNGITVLLVEHDMSLVMDISDEVVALNNGKKIAEGAPKEVQNNPLVIEAYLGSENA; via the coding sequence ATGGAGAAACCGTTGCTTGAGGTAAAGGATGTTTCCAAGAACTTCGGCGGAATCAAAGCGGTGGACGGGGTGACCTTCTCGGTCATGAGCGGCAGGATAAAGGCCATCATAGGTCCTAACGGCGCTGGCAAGACCACGCTCTTTAATCTGATAAGCGGTTTCTATCCGCTCAGCTCAGGAGAGATCCTCTTCAACGGAGAGAGGATAAGCGGACGGTCCCCACATCATATAGCCTCCCTAGGCATCATCCGAACCTTTCAGAACGTCAGGCTTTTCCCCGAGATGACCGTGATGGAAAACGTGATGGTGGGCCTCCATAGGATCGGCCGATCGGGCCTCCTCTCTTCCATCTTCAAACCGCCCTGGACGAGAAGGGAGGAGAGGATGATGGCCGAAAGGGCGAAGGAGACGCTCAGTTTCATGGGGCTGGAGCCCCTTTCAAACAGGCTGGCCGGGGAACTCCCTTTGGGGAAACAACGTATGGTCGAACTCGCGAGAGCTCTGACCTCCCAACCGATCCTCCTGATGTTGGACGAACCGGCCGCCGGGCTGAATATAGCTGAAACGGAGGAGCTGGGTGAGCTGATATTGAAGATCCGTCAAAACGGAATCACCGTGCTTTTGGTCGAGCATGACATGTCGCTCGTGATGGATATATCGGACGAGGTCGTCGCGCTGAACAACGGCAAGAAGATAGCGGAGGGAGCCCCAAAGGAGGTTCAGAACAATCCACTTGTTATAGAAGCTTACCTGGGAAGTGAAAATGCTTAG
- a CDS encoding branched-chain amino acid ABC transporter permease, translated as MKLSYFLQYLASGITVGSVYALVALGFNMIYNATGIINFAQGEFVMLGGMTMVFLTGALKLPMWISFIISVLSVTAVGALLERGAIYPLKGAPPITLIIITIGASILIRGAAILIWGEDAYRLPGITGDKPIRILGASILPQSFWVIGVGAILMGALHLFQRYTLFGKAMRASAADSEAATLVGISPRKMTLWSFAISAAIGAVAGIIITPIVFTHYNVGVMLGLKGFCAAILGGLGSFLGAVVGGFLLGVLEKLAVGFAPIGYAGYENAIAFIVMLLILFLRPSGILGRGEVEKA; from the coding sequence ATGAAGCTGAGCTATTTCCTTCAGTATCTCGCATCGGGGATAACCGTCGGCAGCGTATATGCGCTTGTGGCCCTGGGGTTCAACATGATCTACAACGCCACCGGCATCATAAACTTCGCTCAGGGCGAGTTCGTAATGCTGGGTGGGATGACGATGGTCTTTTTGACCGGTGCCCTGAAACTGCCGATGTGGATCTCCTTTATCATATCGGTTCTGTCGGTGACAGCCGTGGGGGCTCTGCTTGAAAGGGGGGCGATCTATCCCCTCAAGGGGGCTCCCCCGATCACGCTCATAATCATCACGATTGGAGCCTCGATCCTGATACGAGGCGCTGCGATCCTCATCTGGGGTGAAGATGCCTATAGGTTGCCGGGCATAACGGGCGATAAACCGATTAGGATCCTAGGGGCCTCGATCCTGCCCCAAAGCTTCTGGGTGATAGGCGTGGGTGCGATCCTGATGGGTGCGTTACACCTCTTCCAGAGATATACCCTCTTCGGCAAGGCGATGCGTGCTTCAGCCGCTGACAGCGAGGCCGCGACCCTGGTTGGGATAAGCCCCAGGAAGATGACGCTCTGGTCGTTCGCCATAAGCGCCGCTATAGGCGCGGTGGCGGGGATAATCATAACCCCGATCGTCTTCACCCACTATAACGTAGGCGTCATGCTGGGGTTAAAGGGGTTCTGTGCCGCCATCCTGGGGGGATTAGGCAGCTTCCTGGGAGCAGTGGTCGGTGGATTCCTGCTCGGCGTGCTGGAGAAACTCGCCGTCGGATTCGCTCCGATAGGATACGCGGGATATGAAAACGCTATAGCTTTCATCGTTATGCTCCTGATCCTTTTCCTACGGCCATCCGGAATTCTGGGCAGAGGAGAAGTGGAAAAGGCATGA
- a CDS encoding sugar phosphate isomerase/epimerase, giving the protein MIKVCFFADEVSKDFDEAVRLGVEAGAEAVEIRGGLWGKSVTTIDDDDVKRMQDVLSRYNAQIACIGSPVGKCHYDRKEEYETHLRYFGRMVELAHAFDTKVIRVFSFWNVKRGKGERPNLEKYLDTFVRLLTPIVRTAEAEGLLLSFETEGSTMIGTCREARMMTDALGSKAATVCWDVMNSYRCGEVPYPDGYSQIKGLISHFHVKPNRRKELNPIGETDLTYQELFKIAIEDGFEGAASIEHWGSPELMLKGIRQLREAIDGMKG; this is encoded by the coding sequence ATGATCAAGGTCTGTTTCTTCGCCGATGAGGTCTCAAAGGATTTCGACGAGGCGGTTAGGCTCGGAGTCGAAGCCGGTGCCGAAGCCGTGGAGATAAGGGGTGGGCTCTGGGGAAAGAGCGTCACCACTATAGATGACGATGACGTTAAAAGGATGCAGGATGTGCTGAGCAGATATAACGCTCAGATCGCATGTATAGGATCGCCGGTGGGTAAATGCCACTACGATAGGAAAGAGGAATACGAGACACATCTCAGATATTTCGGCAGAATGGTCGAGCTGGCCCATGCCTTCGATACTAAGGTGATTAGAGTTTTCTCCTTCTGGAATGTAAAACGGGGTAAGGGGGAAAGGCCGAATCTGGAGAAGTACCTCGACACCTTCGTCAGACTCCTTACCCCCATCGTCAGGACGGCTGAGGCGGAGGGATTGCTCCTCTCATTTGAAACCGAAGGTTCAACCATGATCGGCACATGCAGGGAGGCACGCATGATGACAGATGCCCTTGGAAGCAAAGCCGCGACGGTCTGCTGGGATGTGATGAACAGCTACCGCTGCGGCGAAGTGCCTTACCCCGACGGATATTCGCAGATCAAGGGGTTGATCTCACACTTTCACGTCAAGCCGAACAGGCGGAAGGAGCTCAACCCGATAGGTGAGACGGATCTGACATATCAGGAGCTTTTCAAGATCGCGATCGAGGATGGATTTGAAGGCGCAGCGAGTATAGAACACTGGGGCAGTCCTGAGCTTATGCTGAAAGGCATCCGCCAGCTCAGAGAGGCGATCGACGGGATGAAAGGATGA
- a CDS encoding ABC transporter ATP-binding protein, producing the protein MLRVQSLTAGYGKITVIRGVSIHVRPGEVVALIGPNGAGKTSLLKSITGLITPKSGRILFDGREITGQLPERIVKLGISMVPEGRRIFAPLSVMDNLLLGAYPRYSRRTRDEILSRMEEIFGLFPILSERRDQIAGTLSGGEQQMLAISRALMSDPKLLILDEPSMGLAPKVAAEIFKVISALKEKGVTILLVEQNAWAALRIADRGYVMETGRIVLEGTPHELESNRDIMRAYLGRGYRRIYSPDRIIGQ; encoded by the coding sequence ATGCTTAGGGTTCAGAGTTTAACGGCGGGCTACGGCAAGATAACGGTTATCAGGGGCGTCTCAATACATGTCCGACCGGGCGAGGTCGTGGCGCTCATAGGCCCTAACGGTGCGGGAAAGACATCTCTGCTTAAATCCATAACCGGACTTATAACCCCGAAATCCGGCAGGATACTCTTCGACGGTAGGGAGATAACCGGTCAGCTTCCGGAACGGATCGTCAAGCTCGGTATATCGATGGTTCCTGAGGGAAGACGTATCTTCGCCCCCCTTTCCGTTATGGACAACCTCCTCCTGGGAGCATATCCCAGATACTCCAGGAGGACCCGCGATGAGATACTATCGAGAATGGAGGAGATCTTCGGGTTGTTTCCGATCCTGAGCGAGAGGCGTGATCAGATCGCGGGAACCTTAAGCGGAGGTGAACAACAGATGCTGGCGATAAGCAGAGCTCTGATGTCGGATCCTAAGCTCCTGATTCTTGATGAACCCTCGATGGGGCTCGCACCGAAGGTGGCCGCTGAGATATTCAAGGTGATCTCCGCCCTTAAGGAGAAAGGGGTGACGATCCTGCTCGTGGAACAGAACGCCTGGGCCGCCTTGAGAATAGCCGATAGGGGATACGTAATGGAGACGGGGAGGATCGTGCTTGAGGGAACGCCACATGAACTCGAGTCGAACAGGGATATCATGAGAGCCTACCTTGGAAGAGGTTACAGGAGGATATACTCCCCTGATCGGATCATCGGTCAATAG
- a CDS encoding branched-chain amino acid ABC transporter permease, with translation MRNRDYLIFILILLGTGLIPLPLMPLEAGGFYIRVLTVILLYSIITTGLSLLMGYAGQISLGHAAFFGLGAYCSGLLAVKLPISPWLALPAAVAGTALVSYAVAIPVLKLKGHYLAMATLGFGEIVYVFLKELNWLTGDPAGLIGIPPFSLGGLSLISSESQYYMTWAFFSLVLLLSVSLINSRVGRALRAIHGDELAAEALGVNVSKLKIQAFVLSAAYAALAGSLYAHFEGFIGYTTFNLMLSIKLVTMVVIGGMTNIWGALLGTAILTALPQFLTAFKDYEMVVYGAIMILVMLFAPRGLIGLILRRKRDGETVA, from the coding sequence ATGAGGAACAGAGATTACCTGATCTTCATCCTCATTCTACTTGGAACGGGCCTGATACCGCTGCCTCTCATGCCGTTGGAAGCGGGTGGTTTTTACATCAGAGTGCTGACCGTCATCCTGCTCTACTCGATCATCACGACGGGATTATCGCTGCTTATGGGATATGCCGGTCAGATATCCCTCGGTCATGCCGCCTTTTTCGGACTGGGAGCCTACTGTTCGGGGCTTCTGGCTGTCAAACTCCCGATATCACCCTGGCTGGCCCTGCCGGCAGCCGTAGCGGGCACAGCCTTGGTCTCCTACGCAGTCGCTATACCCGTCTTAAAGCTTAAAGGACACTACCTTGCGATGGCTACCCTGGGGTTCGGCGAGATCGTCTACGTCTTCCTCAAAGAACTTAACTGGCTAACCGGTGATCCGGCGGGATTGATCGGCATACCTCCCTTTTCCCTCGGCGGATTAAGCCTTATATCCTCCGAATCTCAGTATTATATGACATGGGCCTTTTTCAGCCTTGTTCTGCTTCTATCCGTCAGCCTTATAAACTCGCGCGTGGGGAGAGCTCTGAGGGCGATTCACGGGGATGAGCTGGCAGCCGAGGCGTTAGGGGTCAACGTCTCGAAGCTTAAAATCCAAGCTTTTGTCCTCAGCGCCGCCTATGCCGCTCTAGCCGGGTCGCTCTACGCTCACTTTGAGGGCTTTATAGGATATACCACCTTCAACCTGATGCTCTCCATAAAACTGGTCACGATGGTTGTGATTGGCGGGATGACCAATATCTGGGGAGCGCTTCTGGGAACGGCGATCCTGACCGCATTGCCTCAGTTCCTGACGGCCTTCAAAGATTACGAGATGGTTGTCTATGGCGCTATAATGATACTCGTCATGCTTTTCGCCCCCAGGGGGCTGATTGGCCTTATCCTGAGGAGGAAGAGGGATGGAGAAACCGTTGCTTGA
- a CDS encoding sulfatase-like hydrolase/transferase, whose amino-acid sequence MVTRRDFLRFCGVGVLSGALYGVHSSAPAKERPNILWIDTEDLSPDLGCYGEKLVDTPNIDRLASEGVIFTNAFVTGPVCSSSRSAVATGMYQTSIGAHNHRSNRDKPLPEGIKHFSHYLREAGYFVCNGQALSGGGRGKLDYNFKFSFEEAFDGTDWSQRRPGRPFFAEVHFSEAHRTFHHDPNNPIDPDKVEIPPYYPDHPLTRKDWALYLETIQILDRKVGEILKRLEDEGLAENTVVFLWGDHGRAMVRGKQFLYEGGIRIPLIVRWPGRIPPGTVRDDLVSTIDLTATWLRIAGVDVPDHMQGMDLFSDETAERECIFAARDRCDETVDRIRCVRTKRYKYIRNFLPDRPYTQFNAYKKLQYPVLTLMEVLHKQGKLTPEQERFMAPTRPEEELYDLENDPYELNNLADDPRYQDVLRELRGKLEKWIEETGDQGEIPEEPEVLEYWRREAVERFAKRMKERGLSPDIGPEEYLRWWEENLLGS is encoded by the coding sequence ATGGTGACAAGACGAGATTTCCTGAGGTTTTGTGGCGTTGGAGTTCTCTCCGGAGCTCTGTACGGGGTTCACTCCAGCGCGCCCGCTAAGGAGAGACCCAACATATTATGGATCGACACAGAGGATCTCTCGCCGGATCTCGGATGTTATGGGGAAAAGCTAGTTGACACGCCAAATATAGACAGGCTGGCAAGCGAGGGGGTGATCTTCACCAACGCCTTCGTGACCGGTCCCGTCTGTTCATCGAGCCGTTCGGCCGTCGCCACGGGGATGTATCAGACAAGCATAGGCGCACATAACCACCGCAGTAACCGAGACAAACCGCTCCCCGAAGGGATAAAGCATTTCTCCCACTACCTGCGCGAGGCCGGATATTTCGTATGCAACGGTCAGGCGCTCAGCGGAGGGGGACGGGGCAAGCTCGATTACAACTTCAAGTTCTCCTTCGAGGAAGCATTCGACGGGACGGACTGGAGCCAGCGCAGACCCGGGCGACCCTTCTTCGCCGAGGTGCACTTCTCCGAGGCCCATCGAACCTTCCATCACGACCCCAATAACCCCATCGATCCCGACAAGGTGGAGATCCCCCCCTACTACCCCGACCATCCTCTCACGCGTAAGGATTGGGCGCTTTATCTGGAGACGATCCAGATATTGGACAGAAAGGTAGGGGAAATCCTGAAACGGCTTGAGGATGAAGGGTTGGCCGAAAACACCGTCGTCTTCCTCTGGGGAGATCACGGAAGGGCTATGGTCAGGGGAAAGCAGTTTCTGTATGAGGGCGGCATAAGAATACCGCTGATCGTGAGATGGCCGGGAAGGATCCCGCCTGGAACCGTAAGGGATGACCTCGTCAGCACCATAGATCTCACGGCCACATGGCTGCGGATCGCCGGGGTGGATGTGCCGGATCACATGCAAGGCATGGACCTGTTTTCGGACGAGACGGCCGAGCGTGAATGCATCTTCGCCGCCCGAGATCGGTGCGATGAGACCGTGGACAGGATCAGATGTGTCAGAACAAAAAGGTACAAATACATCCGTAACTTCCTCCCCGATAGACCCTACACACAGTTCAACGCCTATAAGAAGCTTCAGTATCCCGTCCTGACCCTGATGGAGGTCCTGCACAAACAGGGTAAGCTGACCCCGGAGCAAGAGAGGTTCATGGCCCCCACCCGCCCTGAAGAGGAGCTTTATGACCTTGAAAACGATCCTTATGAGCTGAACAACCTCGCCGACGATCCGAGATATCAGGATGTTTTAAGGGAGCTGAGAGGTAAGCTTGAGAAATGGATCGAGGAGACGGGAGATCAGGGCGAGATCCCCGAGGAGCCTGAGGTGCTGGAGTATTGGAGGAGGGAGGCCGTTGAACGTTTCGCCAAACGGATGAAGGAGAGGGGGCTGAGCCCCGATATCGGTCCGGAGGAATACCTCAGGTGGTGGGAGGAGAATCTGCTGGGCAGTTGA
- a CDS encoding FAD-dependent oxidoreductase, which produces MKSDVLIIGGSAAGLTAALTARRQYPDSKVTLIRKEKRVPIPCGIPYIFGTLGSPEKNLSSDDPLLKNEIELIIDEVVSINREAKTVATADGKEIGYEKLILATGSVPLVPPIPGVDMKNVFSIKKDVEYLAEILHALDEAEDVVVIGGGFIGMEIADECCKRGNLNVTVVEMLPHCLSLVFEEEVCVMAEEELSKRGAQLRTSERAKAIVGDGKVEYVELESGERIKADVVILGIGVRPNVELAQKAGLQIGPFKAIAVDRHMVTSDPDIFAVGDCAEKFSFFTGKPSPLRLASIATSEARIAGANLFELRRENKGTIGVFSTKIGDVAMGLAGIDEKRARDAKIDFVVGVSESVNRHPGGMPGAKLTKVKLVFRRYSGVLIGGCVHGGDSAGEIINLISAMIQGQMHADQIAMFQMGTHPALTASPIAYQIANAAEIALAQMR; this is translated from the coding sequence ATGAAGAGCGATGTTTTGATCATCGGGGGCAGTGCAGCAGGGCTTACAGCTGCTCTCACCGCCAGAAGGCAGTACCCCGACTCCAAGGTAACCCTCATCCGAAAGGAGAAGAGGGTTCCCATTCCGTGCGGGATACCCTACATCTTCGGCACCCTCGGGTCGCCGGAGAAGAATCTCTCGTCGGACGATCCCCTTCTCAAGAATGAGATCGAGCTGATCATAGACGAGGTGGTCTCGATCAACAGAGAGGCCAAAACCGTCGCGACGGCCGATGGGAAGGAGATCGGTTATGAGAAACTCATCCTGGCAACAGGCTCCGTGCCTCTCGTTCCCCCGATACCGGGCGTGGATATGAAAAACGTCTTCTCGATCAAGAAAGATGTGGAGTATCTGGCTGAAATCTTACATGCTCTGGATGAGGCCGAGGACGTGGTGGTTATCGGCGGGGGGTTCATCGGCATGGAGATCGCCGATGAATGTTGTAAGCGCGGGAACCTGAACGTGACCGTGGTCGAGATGCTCCCCCATTGCCTATCGCTGGTGTTCGAGGAGGAAGTATGCGTGATGGCTGAGGAGGAGCTCTCAAAACGAGGCGCGCAGCTTCGAACCAGCGAGAGGGCCAAGGCCATCGTCGGAGATGGAAAGGTTGAATACGTGGAACTTGAAAGCGGTGAAAGGATAAAGGCGGACGTCGTGATACTGGGGATCGGCGTGCGACCGAACGTGGAGCTGGCTCAGAAAGCAGGCCTGCAGATCGGTCCCTTTAAGGCGATCGCCGTGGATAGACATATGGTGACGAGCGATCCGGATATCTTCGCCGTAGGCGATTGTGCGGAGAAGTTCAGTTTCTTCACAGGCAAACCCTCTCCCCTTAGACTCGCATCGATCGCCACATCCGAGGCCCGTATAGCAGGAGCTAATCTGTTCGAACTGCGCCGTGAGAATAAAGGGACGATAGGTGTCTTCTCGACGAAGATCGGGGACGTGGCCATGGGACTCGCGGGGATCGATGAGAAGCGGGCCCGCGATGCGAAGATAGATTTCGTTGTGGGCGTCTCGGAATCCGTCAACAGACACCCCGGCGGGATGCCCGGCGCTAAACTGACGAAGGTGAAACTGGTTTTCCGAAGGTATTCGGGCGTTCTCATCGGCGGGTGTGTCCATGGCGGCGATAGCGCCGGGGAGATAATAAACCTGATATCGGCGATGATACAGGGACAGATGCACGCCGATCAGATCGCTATGTTCCAGATGGGAACACATCCGGCGCTCACCGCCTCGCCGATCGCATATCAGATCGCCAACGCCGCCGAGATAGCCCTGGCCCAGATGAGATAG
- a CDS encoding sulfatase produces the protein MRMSRRKFIITSSMGVLGAMMPIGSDGAPLSKIKRRRGMKLNLIVIIADTFRADHLGCYGNDWIKTPNLDQLASEGVTFKNCYADGLPTIPARRVYFTGKSIIPMEVHGGWIPLRNNDITFPQILKKHGYTTAFITDTYHYFKPNMNFHKGFDSWQWIRGQEFDAWQSGPKERFDPKKHMPAHLWNENYDRQMRQYMMNTQDIRSEEDYFCAQSFRSAMVWLERNLNNKPFMLWVDTFDPHEPWDAPERFRRMYYDKYPCERFLFGYGVRLKDIRQEDLPAIRALYAAEVSFVDMWIGRFLERVDELGLMDDTIIVFSTDHGTHLGEEGCVQKTPGLLNSCVAQLPLIIRHPDRSFRGKTVNALVSAVDYAPTFLDMLGIEEGYEMDGDSFWKLATGEAQSIHDRVFIQFGNFAAVRDLRWHYFQHTKGENRGKGPCLYDLREDPSEKVNVVDKHPDVVREMRAHLEKRLGISLPS, from the coding sequence ATGAGGATGAGCCGGAGGAAGTTCATAATCACCTCTTCGATGGGCGTGCTGGGAGCTATGATGCCGATAGGCTCGGACGGCGCGCCCTTATCGAAGATCAAAAGGAGGAGAGGTATGAAATTGAACCTGATCGTCATCATCGCCGATACCTTCAGGGCGGACCATCTGGGGTGTTACGGCAACGATTGGATCAAAACGCCGAACCTCGATCAGCTCGCCTCGGAGGGCGTGACCTTTAAAAACTGTTACGCCGACGGATTGCCCACCATACCCGCAAGGAGGGTTTATTTTACGGGGAAAAGCATAATCCCCATGGAGGTGCATGGCGGATGGATACCGCTGAGGAACAATGACATCACGTTCCCACAGATACTCAAAAAACACGGCTACACGACCGCCTTCATCACCGACACGTATCATTACTTCAAGCCCAACATGAACTTCCATAAGGGATTCGACTCATGGCAGTGGATCCGCGGACAGGAATTCGACGCCTGGCAGTCCGGACCGAAGGAGAGGTTCGATCCCAAAAAACATATGCCCGCACATCTGTGGAATGAGAACTACGATCGACAGATGCGGCAGTACATGATGAACACGCAGGACATCCGGAGCGAGGAGGATTACTTCTGCGCCCAATCCTTCAGATCGGCGATGGTGTGGCTGGAGAGGAACCTGAACAACAAACCCTTCATGCTGTGGGTCGATACCTTCGATCCGCACGAGCCTTGGGACGCTCCCGAGAGATTCCGGAGAATGTACTACGACAAATATCCATGTGAACGGTTCCTCTTCGGATATGGTGTGAGGTTGAAGGACATCCGGCAGGAGGATCTGCCGGCGATCAGAGCGCTTTATGCCGCTGAGGTCTCGTTCGTGGACATGTGGATAGGACGCTTTCTCGAAAGGGTGGATGAACTGGGGTTAATGGATGATACCATCATCGTCTTCAGCACGGATCACGGCACACATCTGGGGGAGGAGGGATGCGTTCAGAAGACGCCGGGGCTTTTAAACTCCTGCGTCGCCCAATTGCCCCTCATAATCCGCCATCCGGATAGATCCTTCAGGGGGAAAACGGTGAACGCCCTTGTCAGCGCCGTCGATTACGCCCCCACCTTCCTCGACATGCTTGGGATCGAGGAAGGATATGAGATGGACGGCGATAGCTTCTGGAAACTCGCCACGGGTGAGGCTCAGTCCATCCACGATAGAGTTTTCATCCAGTTCGGCAATTTCGCCGCTGTTCGGGATCTGAGATGGCACTACTTCCAGCACACAAAGGGTGAAAACAGGGGCAAGGGCCCGTGCCTGTACGATCTGAGGGAGGACCCCAGCGAAAAAGTGAACGTCGTGGATAAACATCCCGACGTCGTCAGGGAGATGCGAGCACATCTCGAAAAGAGGTTGGGGATATCCTTGCCCTCATGA
- a CDS encoding ABC transporter substrate-binding protein has protein sequence MKRGLTALIMVGVLAFVSVLCFAAKEYKVGAVFSITGEFSSLGVPERNTVEMIVEDINSKGGINGHPLKVIIYDTKGNETECRTLVQRLIEKDKVLAIIGPSLSGTSLKVVPLAERYKVPLVSCAASVKIVKPVKKWVFKTPQTDTLAVERIYDYMQRHGIKKIAAIYHANDYGKSGLEQMKKLGPKYGISVIADESYAEATDVTSQLTKLKAKEPDALICWDTSRGAAIVTRDARRIGFDVPIFMSHGIASRRYIELAGDAAEGVIFPAGKLLVYDKLPDTDPQKSVLASYAKAYKERYGKDADTFGGHAWDALHLVIKALKEAGPDRAKIRDAIERTKNFIGTGGVFNFSPEEHNGLTKEAFVLIKIVNGKWTLLE, from the coding sequence ATGAAGAGAGGTCTAACGGCCTTAATTATGGTCGGCGTTTTGGCTTTCGTCTCCGTCTTATGTTTCGCCGCTAAGGAGTACAAGGTTGGGGCTGTCTTTTCGATCACAGGTGAATTTTCCTCCCTGGGCGTTCCCGAAAGAAACACCGTGGAGATGATCGTGGAGGATATAAACTCAAAGGGCGGGATAAACGGACATCCCTTGAAGGTGATCATCTACGACACGAAGGGGAACGAGACGGAGTGCAGGACATTGGTGCAGAGGCTGATAGAGAAGGATAAAGTTCTGGCCATAATTGGACCCTCCCTTAGCGGCACTTCGCTTAAGGTGGTACCCTTGGCCGAGAGATATAAGGTGCCACTTGTCTCGTGTGCCGCCAGCGTCAAGATAGTCAAGCCGGTTAAGAAATGGGTCTTTAAGACTCCACAGACCGATACGCTGGCCGTTGAAAGGATCTACGATTACATGCAGCGACACGGCATCAAGAAGATAGCCGCCATCTATCACGCAAACGACTATGGCAAGAGCGGGCTCGAACAGATGAAGAAGTTAGGGCCGAAATACGGGATATCGGTAATAGCCGATGAGAGCTATGCCGAGGCGACGGATGTGACATCCCAGCTGACCAAACTCAAGGCGAAGGAGCCGGACGCACTGATCTGCTGGGATACCAGCCGCGGCGCGGCGATAGTCACCAGAGATGCCAGGCGTATCGGGTTTGACGTGCCGATTTTCATGAGCCATGGGATCGCCAGCCGAAGATACATAGAGCTGGCGGGTGATGCGGCCGAGGGGGTGATCTTCCCCGCCGGCAAGCTTCTGGTTTACGATAAGCTACCGGATACCGATCCTCAGAAATCCGTCCTAGCGAGCTATGCCAAGGCATATAAGGAGAGATACGGCAAGGACGCCGATACCTTCGGCGGCCATGCCTGGGATGCCCTGCATTTGGTGATCAAGGCGCTTAAAGAGGCCGGCCCGGACAGGGCTAAGATCCGAGACGCCATCGAAAGGACGAAGAACTTCATCGGCACCGGCGGTGTGTTCAACTTCTCCCCCGAGGAGCATAACGGTCTTACCAAAGAGGCCTTTGTGCTGATAAAGATCGTAAACGGCAAGTGGACGTTGCTTGAATGA